Proteins from a genomic interval of Nitrospinota bacterium:
- a CDS encoding aspartate-semialdehyde dehydrogenase: MKKGLLNVAVVGATGAVGEEMTRILEERKFPVGEFLPLASARSAGKAVTFKGEEYEVEELTHDSFDGIDIALFSAGASRSLEFAPAAVDAGAVVVDNSSAYRMDPGTPLVVPEVNPHAIKLHKGIIANPNCSTIQMVVALKPLHDYARIKRIVVSTYQSVSGTGKKAIDELDRQTRDIFNMREVTAKVYPYQIAFNCLPQIDSFLETGYTKEEQKMVNETKKIMEDDSIKVSATTVRVPVFYAHSESVNVEFERPISPDKARELLSNAPGVELRDDPAKQIYPLAIDAAGKDPTYVGRIRLDDTVEHGLNMWIVADNIRKGAALNAVQIAEILRQQ; the protein is encoded by the coding sequence ATGAAAAAGGGATTGTTGAACGTGGCGGTGGTGGGGGCCACCGGGGCCGTGGGCGAAGAGATGACCAGGATACTGGAGGAACGCAAGTTCCCGGTGGGTGAATTCCTGCCGCTGGCCTCGGCCAGGTCCGCGGGCAAAGCGGTCACGTTCAAGGGGGAAGAGTACGAGGTGGAGGAGCTTACCCACGATTCGTTCGACGGGATTGATATCGCTCTTTTCTCCGCCGGGGCCTCCCGCAGCCTGGAATTCGCCCCCGCCGCCGTGGACGCGGGCGCCGTGGTGGTGGACAACTCCAGCGCATACAGGATGGACCCGGGAACGCCCCTTGTCGTCCCCGAGGTCAATCCTCACGCGATAAAGCTGCACAAGGGGATCATCGCCAATCCCAACTGCTCCACCATCCAGATGGTGGTGGCGCTAAAGCCCTTGCACGATTACGCCAGGATAAAGAGGATCGTGGTGAGCACCTACCAGTCGGTCTCCGGCACCGGCAAGAAGGCCATTGACGAGCTGGACCGGCAGACCCGGGACATTTTCAACATGCGCGAGGTGACGGCGAAGGTGTACCCATACCAGATCGCTTTCAACTGCCTGCCGCAGATAGACTCGTTCCTGGAGACCGGCTACACCAAGGAAGAGCAGAAAATGGTCAACGAGACGAAGAAAATAATGGAGGACGACTCCATAAAGGTCTCCGCCACCACCGTGCGCGTGCCGGTGTTCTACGCCCATTCCGAATCGGTGAACGTGGAATTTGAGCGCCCCATATCGCCGGACAAGGCGCGGGAGCTGCTCTCAAACGCCCCGGGGGTGGAGCTTCGGGACGATCCGGCAAAGCAGATATATCCGCTGGCCATAGACGCGGCCGGGAAGGACCCAACATATGTGGGCCGCATAAGGCTGGACGACACGGTGGAGCATGGTTTGAACATGTGGATCGTGGCGGACAACATCCGCAAAGGCGCCGCCCTTAACGCCGTTCAGATAGCGGAGATTTTGCGGCAGCAGTAA
- a CDS encoding sensor domain-containing diguanylate cyclase, with protein MTRSRRPPDFKLIDMTRQYSQSLSERLLEMSALYDLSRSCNLSINLDDVLDHSGQLLKQSLGIDDFCVMLLEDGTSDLKVFRANKLDEDAAQKVIIRSGEGISGLAVKKKRPILVQDTSKDKRYLNYMGARHDIGSLLSIPLLDNRGEAMGVFNIHKPKPKAFSKSDILFFTAAALHIASMLEKVKLFKKIETEAITDALTGLYSRRYFINALEKALASNDRSGAFFSLALIDVDYFKSVNDRFGHHAGDEALARLGKIILENTRKGDIAARYGGEEFILILPDADLDDAMKLSEKIRSIVEREMAVEWADGSHPVTISVGVCSYPACVGTASELISLADKALYRAKSGGRNRVCSYLENSRPYPDEKRRNRRYAVALKKVYLDGDGIKYLEVNIDGQWAQCAVHDVSAGGFKGVAHFFPENGVNYDCKARSSITGGVEQVFTVLCKNREPISGGKYAVGFEVVGAHDGWRQCLNRIGR; from the coding sequence ATGACAAGGTCAAGACGTCCACCGGATTTCAAGCTGATAGACATGACACGGCAGTACAGCCAGTCGCTTTCCGAGCGGCTCCTGGAAATGTCCGCCCTGTACGACCTTAGCAGAAGCTGCAACCTTTCCATAAACCTGGACGACGTGCTCGACCACAGCGGCCAGCTGCTCAAGCAATCGCTGGGGATTGACGACTTTTGCGTGATGCTGCTCGAGGACGGCACCTCCGACCTGAAGGTGTTCCGGGCCAACAAGCTTGACGAGGATGCGGCCCAAAAGGTCATCATCCGCTCCGGCGAAGGGATAAGCGGCCTTGCGGTGAAAAAGAAAAGACCGATCCTGGTGCAAGACACCTCCAAGGACAAGCGCTACTTGAATTACATGGGGGCGCGGCACGACATCGGGTCGCTGCTTTCCATACCGCTGCTGGACAACAGGGGGGAGGCGATGGGGGTGTTCAACATCCACAAGCCAAAGCCCAAGGCTTTCTCCAAGAGCGACATTCTGTTCTTCACCGCCGCGGCGCTGCACATAGCCTCCATGCTCGAGAAGGTGAAACTGTTCAAGAAAATAGAGACCGAGGCCATCACCGACGCGCTCACGGGGCTATACTCCCGCCGCTACTTCATAAACGCCCTTGAAAAGGCCCTCGCCTCCAACGACCGCAGCGGCGCGTTCTTCTCCCTTGCGCTAATTGACGTGGACTATTTTAAAAGCGTGAACGACCGCTTCGGCCACCACGCCGGCGACGAAGCGCTGGCCCGCCTGGGTAAGATCATCCTGGAGAACACGCGCAAGGGGGACATAGCCGCCAGGTACGGCGGCGAAGAGTTCATCCTGATCCTCCCGGACGCGGACCTGGACGACGCGATGAAGCTTTCGGAAAAGATCAGGTCCATCGTGGAGCGCGAAATGGCGGTCGAATGGGCGGATGGATCGCACCCGGTCACCATCTCCGTGGGGGTGTGCTCATACCCGGCCTGCGTGGGGACAGCCTCCGAACTTATCAGCCTGGCGGACAAGGCGCTGTACCGGGCGAAAAGCGGCGGCAGGAACCGCGTCTGCTCGTATCTTGAGAACTCCAGGCCATACCCGGACGAAAAACGCCGGAACAGGCGCTACGCCGTGGCCCTCAAGAAAGTTTATCTGGACGGGGACGGGATAAAGTACCTGGAGGTGAACATAGACGGCCAGTGGGCGCAGTGCGCCGTGCACGACGTGAGCGCCGGAGGTTTCAAGGGGGTGGCGCATTTCTTCCCCGAGAACGGCGTTAATTACGACTGCAAGGCCCGAAGCTCCATCACAGGCGGCGTGGAACAGGTATTCACCGTGCTGTGCAAGAACAGGGAGCCCATCAGCGGCGGCAAATACGCCGTGGGATTCGAGGTCGTCGGTGCGCATGACGGCTGGCGCCAGTGCCTCAACCGCATAGGGCGCTGA